In Leptospirillum ferriphilum, the following proteins share a genomic window:
- the alr gene encoding alanine racemase: MESESSLIEIPGYAGRDLSRSRLIVDLDALSNNLEWIRSRLPSSIEILPVVKADAYGHGMLPVAKNFVEMGVPALGVMGLEEGVRLRKAEISAKVIVMGGILPSELEECISCGLTPVIHNCELLEAALDLARKMEVHIHLKFDVGMGRLGFLPEDISWVCDKIEMEPSIRIEGVMSHFPEGENISETSRQIAIFGCMVDELWDRGVLYARPFVIHLANSAAFLSGQYSVADKKNRAWEKYARYWIRPGILLYGIPVDPLPLPGLNPAMEIQARLISLKTLSEGSRISYGGTFSLSRKTRVGVLGMGYADGLPRELSNWGWASRMGQKFPFLGRVCMDMVMVDVTDAESPVCLGDWMTVLGNGDDSSMSAWEIAGRIRSIPYEIVCRMGNRSPRFYSRKASSSGNSG; this comes from the coding sequence ATGGAAAGTGAATCCTCCCTTATTGAAATCCCGGGATATGCTGGAAGAGACCTTTCCAGAAGCCGTTTAATTGTTGACCTTGATGCTCTTTCGAACAATCTGGAATGGATTCGTTCCCGCCTTCCTTCCTCAATCGAGATTCTTCCGGTGGTAAAGGCAGATGCCTATGGACACGGAATGCTTCCGGTTGCAAAAAATTTTGTGGAAATGGGTGTGCCAGCACTTGGAGTCATGGGGCTGGAAGAAGGAGTTCGTCTGAGGAAGGCAGAAATATCGGCGAAGGTCATCGTGATGGGGGGGATTCTTCCTTCAGAGCTGGAGGAATGTATCTCCTGCGGTCTGACCCCTGTGATCCATAATTGTGAACTTCTGGAGGCAGCCCTTGATCTGGCCAGAAAAATGGAAGTTCATATCCATCTGAAATTTGATGTCGGAATGGGGCGGTTAGGGTTTTTGCCCGAAGATATTTCATGGGTATGTGACAAAATTGAGATGGAGCCCTCTATCCGGATCGAAGGGGTCATGTCGCATTTTCCAGAGGGTGAAAATATTTCCGAAACCAGCCGGCAAATTGCAATCTTCGGATGCATGGTCGATGAACTCTGGGATCGCGGGGTTTTGTACGCCAGACCTTTTGTCATTCATCTGGCAAATAGTGCGGCCTTTCTCTCCGGACAATATAGTGTTGCGGATAAAAAGAACAGAGCCTGGGAAAAATATGCCCGATACTGGATTCGCCCTGGAATTCTTCTGTACGGGATCCCGGTTGATCCTTTGCCTCTTCCGGGCTTAAACCCTGCAATGGAGATTCAGGCTCGCCTGATTTCCTTAAAAACGTTGTCGGAAGGAAGCCGAATCTCTTATGGGGGAACATTCTCCCTTTCCCGAAAAACCCGGGTCGGTGTGTTGGGCATGGGATATGCCGATGGGTTGCCCAGAGAGCTTTCCAATTGGGGATGGGCTTCTCGAATGGGGCAAAAGTTTCCTTTTCTGGGTAGAGTTTGCATGGATATGGTCATGGTCGATGTAACGGATGCTGAGAGTCCAGTGTGTCTGGGAGACTGGATGACTGTTCTGGGCAATGGAGATGATTCGAGCATGTCCGCATGGGAAATCGCCGGCCGTATTCGTTCGATCCCATATGAGATTGTTTGCAGAATGGGAAATCGATCGCCACGCTTTTATTCAAGAAAGGCCAGCTCCAGCGGGAACTCCGGCTAA
- the frr gene encoding ribosome recycling factor, with translation MDADLKEPQKKLESAVEFFKKEIQTLRTGRPSLSLLENVKISYYGNPSSVDKVASLNIMDNRIIVISPWDMKMIPEIEKAIMAANIGLTPQNDGKVIRIAVPPMTEERRKQMVKLLKKMAEDAKIAIRNIRRDGNDELKKKKSDGLIQEDRLKKLQDELQKITDQTVQKVDDLTQKKEQEIMTT, from the coding sequence ATGGACGCGGATCTGAAAGAACCACAGAAAAAACTGGAGAGTGCGGTTGAATTTTTCAAGAAAGAAATTCAAACGCTTCGGACGGGACGCCCTTCATTATCCCTGCTTGAAAATGTAAAAATTTCCTATTATGGAAATCCCTCCTCCGTCGATAAAGTGGCTTCTCTGAATATTATGGATAACAGGATTATCGTTATTTCTCCTTGGGATATGAAAATGATTCCGGAGATAGAGAAAGCTATTATGGCAGCGAATATTGGCCTGACGCCGCAAAATGATGGAAAGGTGATCCGTATAGCCGTCCCCCCCATGACAGAAGAGCGACGAAAACAGATGGTCAAGCTGCTGAAGAAAATGGCCGAGGATGCCAAAATCGCCATTCGGAACATTCGTCGGGACGGCAACGACGAATTGAAGAAAAAGAAATCCGATGGATTGATTCAGGAAGACCGCCTCAAAAAGCTTCAGGATGAACTGCAAAAGATAACGGACCAGACAGTTCAAAAGGTTGATGACCTGACGCAGAAAAAAGAACAAGAGATCATGACCACCTGA